Proteins encoded together in one Streptomyces sp. NA04227 window:
- a CDS encoding thioesterase family protein: protein MAQPFTVPITVRGYETDTQGHLNQAVYLQYSEHARWALLEAAGIRQKDLVANGIGPVVLETTIRYRRELYAGDEVDVSCLFVWGGGKTFKLEQRITKKDGTLSAEFDVVGGILDLSARKLVDDPAQALRAVAKEPAVLGL, encoded by the coding sequence GTGGCACAGCCGTTCACCGTCCCCATCACCGTCCGCGGATACGAGACCGACACCCAGGGCCACCTGAACCAGGCCGTCTACCTCCAGTACTCCGAGCACGCCCGCTGGGCTCTGCTCGAAGCGGCCGGGATCCGGCAGAAGGACCTGGTCGCGAACGGTATCGGGCCCGTCGTCCTGGAGACGACCATCCGCTACCGCCGCGAGCTGTACGCCGGTGACGAGGTCGACGTCAGCTGTCTGTTCGTCTGGGGCGGCGGCAAGACCTTCAAGCTGGAGCAGCGCATCACCAAGAAGGACGGCACCCTCTCCGCCGAGTTCGACGTGGTCGGCGGCATCCTCGACCTCTCGGCCCGCAAGCTGGTCGACGACCCGGCCCAGGCACTGCGCGCCGTGGCCAAGGAACCGGCCGTCCTCGGCCTGTAG
- a CDS encoding histidine phosphatase family protein produces MGDLLLVRHGETEWSRTGQHTSWTDLALTENGRAQARAVGPLITSRRIAAVLCSPRLRARETAELAGLGEPILDEDLTEWDYGAYEGITTAEIHTTRPGWFLFRDGVPEGPPEHPGETPEQVGLRADRVLARADAMLSETEGDVVLVAHGHLLRVLTARRLGLPPAAGGLFQLATATLGRLGTERGRPVVAEWNLRPGL; encoded by the coding sequence ATGGGCGACCTTCTCCTCGTGCGGCACGGCGAGACGGAGTGGTCCCGTACGGGGCAGCACACCAGTTGGACCGATCTCGCCCTCACCGAGAACGGACGGGCCCAGGCCCGCGCGGTGGGCCCGCTGATCACCTCGCGCCGCATCGCCGCGGTGCTGTGCAGCCCGCGCCTGCGCGCCCGCGAGACCGCGGAGCTCGCCGGGCTCGGCGAGCCGATCCTCGACGAGGACCTCACCGAATGGGACTACGGCGCCTACGAGGGCATCACGACCGCCGAGATCCACACCACCCGGCCCGGCTGGTTCCTGTTCCGCGACGGCGTGCCCGAGGGACCGCCCGAGCACCCCGGCGAGACCCCGGAGCAGGTCGGCCTCCGCGCGGACCGCGTCCTGGCCAGGGCCGACGCGATGCTCAGCGAGACGGAGGGCGACGTGGTGCTCGTCGCCCACGGCCACCTCCTGCGCGTACTGACGGCCCGCAGGCTCGGTCTGCCGCCCGCCGCGGGCGGCCTGTTCCAGCTCGCTACCGCCACCTTGGGGCGACTCGGCACGGAACGCGGCCGCCCGGTCGTCGCGGAGTGGAACCTCCGGCCGGGGTTGTAG